The Brasilonema sennae CENA114 genome includes a region encoding these proteins:
- the hflX gene encoding GTPase HflX produces MLIETIFGNLQGLKSSQLKQIQRLYHQRISGDRITTPEFSQRLAAISTEINQPVCAYLNRRGQVIRVGVGTPRQTQIPPLELPRYGAERLSGIRCIATHLKPEPPNEAALTAMALQRLDALVMLNITGTGFQRRGGGATGYVKEAYLAHLKPQDARALISSPTMEKVSHLPPAGGENKEGKEQNNNLPYTSWSVSPPMSVDMLTNQDLMELVEGLEAEFRREFVAQDVDTDNDRVLIVGVMTDDTTAQQFQDTLEELARLVDTAGGEVLQMMRQKRSRIHPQTVVGEGKVQEIAVAAQTLGVNLIVFDRDLSPTQVRNLELQIGVRVVDRTEVILDIFAQRAQSRAGKLQVELAQLEYMLPRLAGRGQAMSRLGGGIGTRGPGETKLETERRAIGRRISRLQQEVNQLQAHRERLRQRRQHQEVPSVAIVGYTNAGKSTLLNTLTNAEVYTADQLFATLDPTTRRLVVPHGETDEPQEILVTDTVGFIHELPASLMDAFRATLEEVTEADALLHLVDLSHPAWLSHIRSVREILAQMPITPGPALVVFNKIDEVDTKNLALAQEEFPLAVFISASERLGLETLRQRLGQLVEYAVSYQ; encoded by the coding sequence ATGCTTATCGAGACTATCTTTGGTAATCTCCAAGGTCTAAAGTCTAGTCAGCTGAAACAAATACAGCGACTGTATCACCAGCGCATATCAGGCGATCGCATCACAACGCCTGAATTTTCTCAGCGACTGGCAGCAATTAGCACTGAAATCAATCAGCCAGTGTGTGCTTACCTCAACCGTCGCGGACAAGTGATCCGCGTAGGAGTAGGTACACCGCGCCAAACGCAAATTCCACCTTTGGAATTACCCCGTTATGGCGCAGAACGATTGAGCGGTATTCGTTGCATCGCCACTCACCTAAAGCCAGAACCGCCTAATGAAGCGGCGCTGACTGCTATGGCATTGCAACGATTGGATGCCTTAGTGATGCTGAATATTACCGGAACAGGATTTCAACGACGCGGTGGCGGCGCGACGGGCTATGTCAAGGAAGCTTACTTAGCTCATTTGAAACCCCAAGACGCTCGCGCCCTGATCAGCAGCCCAACTATGGAAAAAGTTTCTCATCTTCCACCTGCAGGCGGGGAGAATAAAGAGGGTAAAGAACAAAACAACAACCTTCCATACACAAGTTGGAGCGTTTCGCCACCCATGAGTGTGGATATGCTGACAAATCAGGACTTGATGGAGTTGGTGGAAGGACTCGAAGCAGAGTTCCGGCGGGAATTTGTCGCCCAAGATGTAGACACCGACAATGATCGCGTCCTGATTGTTGGCGTTATGACTGATGATACGACTGCTCAACAATTCCAAGACACCTTGGAAGAATTGGCACGGTTGGTGGATACGGCTGGAGGAGAGGTGTTGCAGATGATGCGACAGAAGCGATCGCGCATTCATCCTCAAACAGTCGTTGGTGAAGGTAAAGTCCAAGAAATCGCCGTAGCTGCTCAAACCTTAGGAGTAAACCTCATCGTCTTCGACCGCGATCTCTCACCCACACAAGTTCGTAATTTAGAATTGCAAATTGGAGTTCGCGTAGTTGACCGCACCGAAGTGATTTTGGATATCTTCGCTCAACGCGCTCAATCTCGTGCTGGTAAATTGCAAGTTGAACTCGCACAGCTAGAATATATGCTACCACGACTGGCTGGTCGAGGTCAAGCAATGTCCAGGCTGGGGGGTGGTATTGGGACTCGTGGTCCTGGTGAAACCAAATTAGAAACAGAACGCCGTGCCATTGGGCGACGTATTTCCAGACTACAACAAGAAGTTAACCAACTACAAGCACATCGGGAACGGTTGCGCCAGCGGCGACAACATCAAGAAGTTCCCTCAGTGGCTATTGTTGGTTACACCAACGCTGGCAAATCTACGCTGCTAAATACTCTCACCAATGCAGAGGTTTACACAGCCGACCAATTATTTGCCACTCTTGACCCCACCACACGCCGCTTGGTTGTTCCCCACGGCGAAACGGATGAACCTCAAGAAATTCTGGTGACAGATACAGTAGGGTTTATTCACGAATTGCCCGCATCTTTAATGGATGCGTTCCGCGCCACCTTAGAGGAAGTCACAGAAGCTGATGCTTTGTTGCATTTGGTAGATTTGTCTCATCCAGCTTGGTTGAGTCATATTCGCTCTGTCAGAGAAATTCTGGCACAAATGCCCATCACTCCGGGTCCCGCGCTAGTTGTTTTTAACAAGATTGATGAAGTCGATACTAAAAATTTAGCATTAGCGCAGGAAGAGTTTCCTTTAGCGGTGTTTATTTCCGCGAGCGAGCGTTTAGGATTAGAAACCTTACGCCAACGTCTCGGTCAACTAGTTGAATATGCCGTTTCTTATCAGTAA
- a CDS encoding EamA family transporter: MMTSEIGSKTMSNTNTWWIYALLSACFAALTTIFAKVGVENVNSNLATAIRTVVILVVAWGIVFAQGSMVNLSEIPPKTMFFLLCSGAATGLSWIFYFKALQEGKASLVAPIDKSSLVLVLLFSVLFLHEPLSWKILLGTFLIAIGTLVLIF; the protein is encoded by the coding sequence ATGATGACTAGTGAAATAGGAAGCAAAACGATGAGCAACACAAACACATGGTGGATCTATGCATTATTGTCAGCTTGTTTTGCCGCATTAACAACCATATTTGCCAAAGTTGGGGTTGAAAATGTAAACTCCAACCTGGCAACAGCAATCCGAACTGTTGTCATTTTAGTAGTTGCTTGGGGAATTGTATTTGCTCAAGGCAGTATGGTTAATCTTTCAGAAATTCCCCCAAAAACTATGTTTTTTCTATTATGTTCTGGGGCTGCTACTGGCTTATCCTGGATTTTTTATTTCAAGGCTTTACAAGAAGGAAAAGCCTCGCTTGTTGCACCAATTGATAAATCTAGTTTGGTATTAGTTTTATTGTTTTCCGTACTTTTTCTTCATGAACCGTTAAGTTGGAAAATTCTTTTAGGAACTTTCTTAATAGCTATAGGAACTTTGGTCTTAATCTTTTAA
- a CDS encoding GNAT family N-acetyltransferase — protein sequence MIRPTKPEDAAALIAVANTIGFQPNELEDLAKMLADYLGGNTDSDPFWITDDDDEDGPVGVAYCEPERMTDQTWNLQLIAIRPDRQGQGRGGKLLCYVEETLKARGGRMLLVETLASFDRTRAFYAKCGYEEEACIRDFYTAGADKIVFRKVLNGH from the coding sequence ATGATCCGACCTACAAAACCCGAAGATGCAGCGGCGCTGATTGCCGTAGCCAACACAATCGGTTTCCAGCCGAACGAGCTCGAGGATCTCGCCAAAATGCTGGCTGACTACCTCGGCGGCAACACCGACAGCGATCCCTTCTGGATCACCGACGACGATGACGAAGACGGGCCGGTGGGGGTCGCCTACTGTGAGCCTGAACGGATGACCGATCAGACGTGGAACCTACAATTGATCGCCATTCGCCCCGACCGCCAGGGACAAGGACGCGGTGGGAAACTGCTGTGCTACGTTGAAGAAACTTTGAAGGCGCGGGGTGGGCGAATGCTACTGGTGGAAACGTTAGCGAGCTTCGATCGCACACGGGCGTTCTACGCGAAGTGCGGCTACGAGGAGGAGGCTTGCATCCGGGACTTCTACACGGCGGGCGCTGATAAGATTGTGTTTCGTAAAGTGTTGAATGGGCACTAG
- a CDS encoding LLM class flavin-dependent oxidoreductase gives MFKGDVPRLSTIRTHQRVSEVGWFADLCGGDTDRLGKLDPSRRSNYEHCRDIVLTADSLGYKNILLPTSYMLGQEVLPFAAAIASQLQQISLLTAIRTGEIHPPMLARHLSTLDHLLQGRLTVNIINSELPGLVEDAEYRYQRCKEVIQILQQAWTQEKIDHSGEIYRFSLPSYPVKPYQQHGGPLLYFGGISPGSRDVCAQYCDVFLMWPDTEEGLFESMQDLSNRAAAYGRSIDFGLRIHVIVRETEEEARFWAKTLISELDAARGVQLKSRTQDSRSVGVLKQDALRTVADEDDYIEGNLWMGIGRARSGCGGALVGNPSQILERLHRYLDMGIRAFIFSGYPLIEESHYFAKLVLPHLPNVRLAELQERLPTVQPVTPLTTGEL, from the coding sequence ATGTTTAAAGGCGATGTACCTCGGCTTTCGACTATTAGGACGCATCAGAGGGTATCTGAGGTGGGTTGGTTTGCCGATTTATGCGGGGGTGACACTGATCGTTTAGGAAAGCTTGACCCCTCTCGGCGCAGCAACTACGAACATTGCCGTGATATTGTGCTCACAGCTGATTCCTTAGGCTACAAGAATATTTTACTGCCCACAAGCTATATGTTGGGTCAGGAAGTGTTACCTTTTGCGGCGGCGATCGCATCCCAACTCCAGCAAATCAGTTTACTCACCGCAATACGCACAGGCGAGATTCACCCTCCCATGCTCGCACGTCATCTTTCGACGTTAGACCATCTGTTACAAGGACGACTGACTGTAAATATCATTAATTCCGAACTCCCCGGACTTGTTGAAGACGCTGAGTATCGCTATCAACGGTGTAAAGAAGTGATCCAAATTCTGCAACAGGCGTGGACGCAAGAAAAAATAGACCATTCAGGGGAGATTTATCGCTTTAGCCTACCAAGTTACCCAGTCAAACCGTATCAGCAACATGGCGGACCACTGCTTTACTTCGGCGGAATATCACCAGGTTCTCGCGATGTGTGTGCTCAATACTGCGATGTTTTTCTGATGTGGCCCGATACTGAAGAAGGACTGTTTGAAAGTATGCAAGACCTTTCCAACAGGGCTGCTGCTTATGGACGAAGTATCGATTTTGGACTCCGTATTCATGTAATTGTACGCGAAACCGAGGAAGAAGCTCGTTTCTGGGCAAAAACTTTGATATCAGAACTCGATGCAGCTCGCGGTGTACAGTTGAAATCTCGTACACAAGATTCTCGCTCCGTAGGCGTCTTGAAACAAGATGCCCTGCGAACAGTTGCTGACGAAGATGACTATATTGAGGGGAACTTATGGATGGGAATAGGACGAGCGCGTTCTGGGTGTGGAGGAGCACTCGTGGGAAATCCATCTCAAATACTTGAACGACTGCATCGTTACTTGGATATGGGAATTCGAGCATTCATTTTTTCTGGCTATCCCCTGATTGAGGAGTCTCACTATTTTGCCAAGCTTGTGTTACCTCATCTGCCGAATGTTAGGCTTGCAGAACTTCAAGAACGGTTACCTACGGTGCAGCCGGTGACACCTTTGACAACGGGAGAACTCTAA
- a CDS encoding lipopolysaccharide assembly protein LapA domain-containing protein — MKNFTSLLISIVIASWVMGVAILSVQNAQPVSLKFLTFQSIQIPVGLVLAFCAVVGMVGVALLQPLWGVAGSERRNFRSEDENEFFADEEF; from the coding sequence ATGAAAAATTTTACCAGTCTGCTGATATCGATAGTTATAGCTTCATGGGTGATGGGAGTAGCCATCCTCTCAGTACAAAACGCTCAACCAGTCTCTTTGAAATTTCTAACCTTCCAGTCGATTCAAATTCCAGTAGGTTTAGTGCTAGCTTTTTGTGCTGTTGTAGGGATGGTTGGTGTAGCATTGCTGCAACCCTTGTGGGGTGTTGCTGGTTCTGAGCGAAGGAATTTTAGATCAGAAGATGAAAACGAATTCTTCGCCGATGAGGAGTTTTGA
- a CDS encoding tyrosine-type recombinase/integrase, with amino-acid sequence MKFLYATGLRLTQGLNLRVKDVDFAQQQIIVWNGKGMESRVTMLPAT; translated from the coding sequence GTGAAATTTTTGTATGCTACTGGGTTGCGGTTAACACAAGGACTAAATTTACGTGTCAAAGATGTAGATTTTGCCCAACAGCAGATCATTGTTTGGAATGGTAAAGGCATGGAAAGTCGGGTAACAATGTTGCCTGCAACTTAG
- a CDS encoding class I SAM-dependent methyltransferase, with product MRKRDLLRHIPGFSKVVKLVENLESENRQLKSCIHQLAFTTEVPLVETERGRLIEAEDLPVPSSVLRYLVAGTEDVEWFLHSGKLGAQTLVEILATQGKTLDEFKRILDFGCGCGRVLRHLRGLSGAEIYGADSNPTAIHWCEKYLDFARFNVNSLEPPLPYPDGMFDLIYAFSVLTHLTEPLQVRWMNEFHRILTPEGCLILSVHGDKSVAGMLAGDRLKYQKGTLVVCDQDFIGTNYCSAYHPEAYVRSVLAQGFDVVDFIPEGAKGNPPQDVYLLKPHM from the coding sequence ATGCGGAAACGGGATCTACTGCGCCATATCCCTGGGTTCTCGAAAGTGGTCAAGCTCGTTGAGAACCTTGAGAGTGAAAACCGGCAACTGAAAAGCTGCATCCATCAGCTCGCTTTCACAACCGAAGTCCCTCTCGTCGAGACCGAGAGAGGGAGATTGATAGAAGCGGAGGACCTACCAGTTCCGAGCAGTGTCCTGAGGTATCTGGTAGCAGGTACAGAAGACGTCGAGTGGTTCCTCCACTCGGGCAAACTCGGTGCCCAGACTCTCGTTGAGATACTGGCTACACAAGGCAAGACCCTCGACGAGTTCAAGAGGATCTTAGATTTCGGGTGCGGCTGCGGTCGAGTCCTGCGTCACCTCAGAGGTCTGTCCGGCGCTGAGATCTATGGCGCTGATAGCAACCCCACAGCGATCCATTGGTGCGAAAAATACTTAGACTTTGCTCGCTTCAACGTCAACTCACTGGAACCACCCCTCCCTTATCCAGATGGTATGTTCGACCTCATTTATGCGTTCTCAGTCTTGACGCATCTAACAGAGCCATTACAAGTCAGGTGGATGAATGAGTTCCATCGCATCCTGACCCCTGAGGGTTGTTTAATCCTCAGTGTCCATGGCGACAAGTCTGTGGCGGGGATGCTTGCAGGCGATCGCCTAAAGTACCAAAAAGGGACCTTGGTGGTATGTGACCAAGATTTCATTGGCACGAACTATTGCAGTGCCTATCACCCGGAAGCCTATGTCCGTAGCGTTCTGGCTCAGGGTTTCGACGTGGTCGATTTCATCCCAGAAGGAGCCAAGGGGAATCCGCCCCAGGATGTCTACTTACTGAAGCCACACATGTAG
- a CDS encoding IS200/IS605 family accessory protein TnpB-related protein — protein sequence MVKNGCTVVNIGKNKQWKTSVNLGKRNNQNFTQVPHAKFTLMLTYKLEKVGITVKVGEESYTSKASLRPGTPEDFVPDLKNLHELT from the coding sequence ATGGTAAAAAACGGTTGCACCGTTGTAAATATAGGTAAAAATAAACAGTGGAAAACCTCTGTTAATCTTGGTAAGAGAAACAACCAAAACTTTACCCAAGTACCACACGCTAAGTTTACCCTGATGCTGACTTACAAGTTAGAAAAAGTTGGCATCACCGTTAAGGTTGGTGAGGAATCTTACACCAGTAAGGCTTCACTTCGTCCCGGGACACCAGAAGATTTTGTTCCAGATCTGAAAAATCTACACGAATTGACGTGA
- a CDS encoding chromophore lyase CpcT/CpeT encodes MTHSTDIATLARWMAADFSNQEQAIENPPFYAHIRVCMRPVFLGLSSGLSLFLEQAYDYMINDPYRLRVLNFINAENHIILENYTVKEEQRFYGASRNLERLKTLSADDVEIMPGCNMIVEWTGHSFKGKVEPGKGCIVFRNNKKTYLDNEFEVNEEKLISLDRGRDIETDEHAWGSIAGPFYFFRRANFADEVKLTPESESANS; translated from the coding sequence ATGACTCATTCTACTGATATTGCCACGTTAGCCCGTTGGATGGCAGCAGATTTTAGCAATCAAGAACAAGCTATAGAAAACCCGCCTTTTTATGCCCACATCCGTGTTTGTATGCGTCCTGTGTTTTTGGGGTTATCATCAGGCCTGAGTTTGTTTCTTGAACAAGCTTATGATTACATGATCAATGACCCCTATCGTTTGCGGGTGTTGAACTTCATAAACGCAGAAAACCATATTATTTTGGAAAACTATACTGTCAAAGAAGAACAACGGTTCTACGGTGCATCCCGTAACCTTGAGCGCTTGAAAACTCTCAGCGCCGACGATGTGGAAATAATGCCAGGCTGCAACATGATTGTAGAGTGGACGGGTCACAGCTTCAAAGGCAAGGTAGAGCCGGGAAAAGGTTGTATCGTGTTTCGCAATAATAAAAAGACTTATCTTGACAATGAATTTGAAGTCAATGAAGAAAAATTGATTAGCCTTGACCGAGGACGCGATATAGAAACCGATGAGCATGCTTGGGGGTCGATCGCTGGACCATTTTACTTTTTCCGTCGGGCTAATTTTGCAGATGAAGTGAAACTCACTCCTGAGTCGGAGAGTGCTAACTCCTGA
- a CDS encoding tetratricopeptide repeat protein: MLRRLSVTITATATFCLFCNSLTLAASTKPQQPDKFPPNPLEITTPDPLLPRSPKDKQPLTLQESQNLEAALDKLNQQATAALQAADKITAFDIWNRELRLRRFLGSLAEVQALSRVGEIAWRENNRQEVQYITQRLQAIQKQGQSQKTKSQNTIAQNTIENTIDLQLLRAIGQAYQQVRSPREALQVYDQVLTAVRQQGDTVAEVDTLKTIGELHLSWFDYVSAAATYEKLLTFGDSKNDSANEISYLQQLAYIYKQLKQPEQSIKIRNKLAEIYQRQNNPVELATLKQSIGLDYESLARENPSFLQEAFKNYKEAYTIAWQSQQYIRASEVLQKLIPLYRSQGQVEEALQASQILVQAQEQAVNFYGLMSAYDQIGQIHLQRKDYPQALTAFQKGLAIAQQLNSDQTYFTQQIQKISGQTSR, from the coding sequence ATGCTACGACGCTTAAGTGTTACCATTACTGCGACTGCTACATTCTGTCTGTTTTGCAATTCGCTAACATTAGCAGCGAGCACAAAGCCTCAACAGCCAGATAAATTTCCCCCGAATCCGCTAGAGATTACCACACCTGACCCACTACTACCACGTTCACCAAAAGATAAGCAGCCGCTGACTTTGCAAGAAAGTCAAAATTTGGAGGCGGCGCTAGATAAGCTCAATCAGCAAGCTACAGCGGCACTACAAGCAGCAGACAAGATAACAGCATTCGATATCTGGAATCGAGAGTTGCGCTTGCGTCGCTTTTTGGGTTCATTAGCTGAGGTGCAAGCACTGTCGCGAGTCGGTGAAATTGCTTGGAGAGAAAACAATCGCCAAGAAGTGCAGTACATCACGCAGCGATTGCAAGCTATTCAAAAACAGGGGCAATCCCAAAAAACAAAATCCCAAAACACGATCGCCCAAAACACAATAGAAAACACGATAGATCTACAACTGTTGCGAGCCATAGGTCAAGCTTATCAACAAGTGCGATCGCCTAGAGAGGCGCTGCAAGTTTATGACCAAGTTTTGACAGCCGTGCGACAGCAAGGAGATACTGTAGCAGAAGTAGACACCCTAAAGACGATTGGAGAATTACATTTAAGTTGGTTTGATTACGTATCAGCAGCAGCGACTTATGAGAAATTGCTTACTTTTGGTGACTCTAAAAACGATTCTGCCAACGAAATATCATACTTACAACAACTTGCTTACATTTACAAGCAATTAAAACAACCAGAGCAATCAATAAAGATACGTAATAAGCTAGCAGAAATCTACCAACGCCAAAACAACCCTGTGGAGTTAGCAACATTAAAGCAATCTATTGGCTTAGACTACGAATCTTTGGCACGAGAAAATCCCAGCTTCCTACAAGAAGCTTTCAAAAATTACAAAGAAGCGTATACCATAGCTTGGCAATCACAGCAATATATTCGTGCTAGTGAAGTTTTGCAAAAGTTAATTCCACTGTATCGTTCTCAAGGACAAGTAGAAGAGGCTTTGCAAGCCAGCCAAATTCTTGTACAAGCACAGGAGCAAGCCGTCAACTTTTACGGTTTAATGAGTGCTTATGACCAAATTGGGCAAATTCATTTGCAACGCAAAGACTATCCACAAGCATTAACAGCTTTTCAAAAAGGTCTTGCGATCGCACAACAATTAAACTCTGACCAAACATACTTCACCCAGCAAATTCAAAAAATATCTGGGCAAACTTCGCGGTAG
- a CDS encoding glycosyltransferase family 4 protein → MNKEPLRIAVFTSLYAPFLTGVSVAVHQRVRWLLQQGHEVFLIHPQINDQYPKSVSNRPMPGIEELKAFPNFSDYAFPTQPLIFYKSLPQPLHYRHWSDTKLLEKFQPDIIVVEEAAQIRGFYSLYLQGYGRPIGSEYAKQTGTLIISLFHTDIVAYIEYYLGNQFFSLIRPIIPFLIKQFSEVYDVNFFSSREQLAKYQEMKSQRSEYLPYQGVDCQKFNPANICYNPIPNDNRPTLLFVGRITAEKNVTQLIDAYPLIAAKIPDVHLVIIGSGPYDAEIRKRAEEFKSGVTVWGESHGTELLGWYARADVFVNPSLTENFCTSNNEALASGTPVVAAIAPSTSEQIKPGFNGLLAQPNNSTDFADKVISILQNPELKEEMSQHARFSILEFDWSACMEKFENKLYELVGVRKQL, encoded by the coding sequence ATGAACAAGGAACCTCTTCGCATTGCGGTTTTTACAAGCTTGTATGCTCCTTTTTTAACAGGAGTTTCTGTAGCAGTACACCAGCGGGTTCGTTGGTTGTTACAGCAAGGACATGAAGTCTTTCTTATTCACCCTCAAATCAACGACCAGTATCCCAAATCTGTGAGCAATCGTCCCATGCCAGGGATAGAAGAGTTAAAAGCTTTCCCTAATTTTTCTGATTACGCATTTCCCACACAGCCGCTAATATTTTACAAGTCTCTTCCACAACCATTACACTATCGGCATTGGAGTGATACTAAGTTATTAGAAAAGTTCCAGCCTGATATTATAGTCGTTGAAGAAGCGGCACAAATCAGAGGATTTTACTCACTTTATTTACAAGGTTACGGTCGTCCGATTGGGAGTGAATACGCAAAGCAAACAGGTACCCTAATAATATCTCTGTTTCATACAGATATTGTTGCCTATATCGAATATTACTTAGGAAATCAGTTTTTCAGCTTGATTCGTCCGATCATTCCCTTTTTGATTAAGCAGTTCAGCGAAGTTTATGATGTCAATTTCTTTTCTTCCCGAGAACAGCTTGCTAAGTACCAAGAAATGAAATCTCAACGTAGTGAATATCTCCCTTACCAAGGAGTTGATTGTCAAAAATTTAATCCAGCAAACATCTGTTATAACCCTATCCCCAACGATAACCGACCAACCCTTCTTTTTGTCGGACGCATTACCGCAGAAAAGAATGTTACCCAACTTATAGACGCATATCCACTCATCGCTGCCAAAATTCCTGATGTCCATTTGGTCATTATTGGAAGTGGTCCTTATGATGCAGAAATCCGCAAGCGTGCTGAAGAGTTTAAATCAGGTGTGACTGTATGGGGCGAGTCCCACGGAACAGAACTTTTAGGCTGGTATGCTCGTGCAGATGTTTTTGTCAATCCCTCACTCACTGAAAACTTCTGCACATCAAATAACGAAGCATTGGCTTCTGGTACTCCTGTTGTCGCTGCTATTGCACCCTCAACCTCAGAGCAAATCAAACCCGGTTTTAACGGCTTGTTAGCCCAACCAAATAACTCAACTGATTTTGCTGACAAGGTGATTTCAATTCTTCAAAACCCTGAACTCAAAGAAGAAATGTCTCAACACGCTCGCTTCTCTATACTTGAATTTGATTGGTCTGCCTGTATGGAGAAGTTTGAGAATAAACTTTATGAGCTTGTTGGAGTACGTAAACAGCTATAG
- a CDS encoding NAD-dependent epimerase/dehydratase family protein has translation MRVFVTGGSGFVGRNLITTLVQQGVEVQALVKWETEIDILKSCGAVPIFGDINDFEVLKSGMEGCTVVFHAAAKVDDWGVLEEFQKVNIDGTQQVIAAARETGVSRLVYVSSEAVLIGGKAIINADETRLRPVKPLGPYPLTKAIAETKVIEANSPELTTVVVRPRFVWGKGDTTLLPRFVKAMRNGEFAWISGGRYLTSTCHVKNLCEGLICVAERGKGGEIYFITDGSPVEFRSFITEYARTQGVEPGTLSIPRWLAWTLAWSLERAWELLKLKGSPSITRTALSMIGSQVTVDDSKARRELGYTPVISRQEGLLEMV, from the coding sequence ATGCGTGTGTTTGTGACTGGTGGGTCGGGGTTTGTTGGTCGCAACCTAATAACCACTCTTGTGCAACAGGGAGTTGAAGTACAGGCGTTGGTAAAATGGGAGACTGAAATTGACATACTCAAGTCCTGTGGTGCTGTTCCAATCTTTGGAGATATTAATGATTTCGAGGTACTGAAGTCTGGGATGGAAGGATGTACAGTTGTCTTTCATGCAGCGGCAAAGGTAGATGACTGGGGAGTTTTAGAAGAGTTCCAGAAAGTTAATATAGATGGAACACAACAAGTCATTGCTGCAGCAAGGGAAACAGGTGTATCACGCCTTGTCTATGTGAGTAGCGAAGCTGTATTGATTGGAGGAAAAGCAATCATTAATGCTGATGAAACTCGACTTCGTCCTGTAAAACCATTAGGTCCTTATCCACTGACTAAAGCGATCGCAGAAACAAAGGTCATTGAAGCAAACTCACCTGAACTCACAACAGTGGTGGTTCGTCCGCGTTTTGTGTGGGGAAAAGGAGACACCACATTGTTACCACGCTTTGTTAAAGCTATGCGCAATGGAGAGTTTGCCTGGATTTCCGGAGGTCGCTATCTGACTTCTACCTGTCACGTAAAAAACTTGTGTGAAGGGCTGATTTGTGTGGCAGAACGAGGAAAGGGTGGTGAAATTTACTTCATTACTGATGGTTCGCCTGTGGAATTTCGAAGCTTTATTACAGAGTATGCACGTACTCAAGGAGTTGAACCAGGTACACTCAGCATACCACGTTGGTTAGCCTGGACATTAGCATGGAGTTTAGAGAGGGCTTGGGAGTTGTTAAAGCTTAAAGGTTCACCTTCAATCACCCGAACAGCGTTGTCTATGATCGGCTCCCAAGTCACAGTAGATGATAGCAAAGCACGACGGGAACTGGGTTATACACCAGTGATTTCACGACAAGAGGGATTGTTAGAGATGGTATAG